CCCCCTGCTCTCCTACGACGACGCGTACGCGACCCTGACCTCCGGCGCGCTCTCCGTGAAGGTCGCCCGTTCCGGCCCCTGGCACGTGGAGTTCCTCGCCCATGGGCGGACCCTCACCTCCAGCGGCCCCAAGGGCATGGGCATCATGCGGGACGCGGCCACCGGCGGCCACTACCTGCGCGAGCAGCTCAACCTGGGAGTGGGGACCTCCGTCTACGGCCTCGGCGAACGCTTCGGCCCGCTGGTCAGGAACGGCCAGGTCGTCGACATCTGGAACGCCGACGGCGGCACGGCGACCGAACAGGCCTACAAGAACGTGCCGTTCTACCTCACGGACGCGGGCTACGGCGTCTTCGTCGACCACCCGGGCAAGGTGTCCTTCGAGGTCGGCTCGGAGGCGGTGTCCCGGGTCCAGTTCAGCGCCGAGACACAGGAGTTGACGTACTACGTCATCCACGGCCCCACCCCGAAGGACATCCTCCGCAAATACACCGCCCTCACCGGCCGCCCCGCCCTGCCCCCCACCTGGTCGTTCGGCCTGTGGCTGTCGACGTCGTTCACCACCTCCTACGACGAGGAGACGGTGACCTCCTTCATCGAGGGCATGCGGGAGCGTGAACTCCCGCTCTCCGTCTTCCACTTCGACTGCTTCTGGATGCGGGAGTTCAACTGGTGCGACTTCAGCTGGGACCCACGGGTGTTCCCCGACCCGGAGGGCATGCTGGCCCGGCTGAAGGCGAAGGGCCTGCACATCAGCGTGTGGATCAACCCGTACATCGCCCAGCGGTCGCCGCTCTTCACGGAGGGCCGGGCGCTCGGTCATCTGCTGAGGCGGCCGGACGGGAGTGTCTGGCAGTGGGACCTGTGGCAGCCCGGCATGGCCCTCGTGGACTTCACCAGCCCCGCCGCCCGCGACTGGTACGCGGCCAAACTGGAGGCGCTGCTCGCGCAGGGCGTCGACTGCTTCAAGACCGACTTCGGCGAGCGCGTCCCGGTCGACGTGACCTGGTCCGACGGCTCGGACCCGGAGCGGATGCACAACTACTACACGTACCTCTACAACCGCACCGTCTTCGACGTGCTGCGCAAACACCGGGGCGAGGGGGAGGCGGTCGTCTTCGCCCGGTCGGCGACGACCGGCAGCCAGCAGTTCCCGGTGCACTGGGGCGGTGACTGCGAGGCGACGTACGAGTCGATGGCGGAGTCGCTGCGCGGCGGGCTGTCCCTGGGCCTGTCCGGATTCGGCTTCTGGAGCCACGACATCGGCGGCTTCGAGGGCACACCGACACCGGCGCTGTTCAAGCGCTGGCTGGCCTTCGGCCTGCTGTCCTCGCACAGCAGACTGCACGGCAGTTCCTCGTACCGGGTGCCCTGGCTGTTCGACGAGGAGTCGGTGGACGTGCTGCGGCACTTCACCCGGCTGAAGCTGCGGCTCATGCCCTATCTGTACGAGGCCGCCCGCGTCGCCCACGAGGAGGGCACGCCGATGATGCGGGCGATGGTGCTGGAGTTCCCGGCGGATCCCGGGTGCGCGCACCTGGAACGGCAGTACATGCTCGGTCCGGACCTGCTGGTCGCGCCGGTGTTCAGCGACGCGGGGGACGTGACGTACTACGTCCCCGAGGGCACCTGGACCCACTACCTCACCGGACGGACGGTGACCGGGCCGCGCTGGGTGCGCGAACGCCACGGGTTCCTCGGCCTGCCGCTGCTGGTGCGGCCGGGCGCGGTGCTCCCGGTGGGCGCCCACGCCGACCGGCCGGACTACCCGCACGCCGACGGGGTCACCCTGCGCACCTACGGCCTGGAGCGCGGCGCCCAGGTGACGGTACGGGTCGGGGACGTGACCTTCACCGTCGTACGGGAGGGGGACACCCTGCGGGCGTCCGCGAGCGACCCCGCGGCGCCGTGGGCGCTGGCGGCCGGGGACCGGGTCGCGCGGGCGGCGGCGGGCTCCGGGTTCCTGACCCTGGAGACCCCGGACGACCGGGAGCAGGCCTGATGGTGAAGATCACCGATGTGGCGCGGCATGCCGGGGTGTCCCCCAGCACGGTGTCGTACGCGCTGAGCGGCAAGCGCCCGATCTCCGAGGAGACCCGGCGCCGGGTCGAGGAGGCCGCCCGCGCGCTGGGCTACCGCCCGCACGCCGGCGCCCGCGCGCTGGCCAGCAGCCGCTCGAACGTGCTGGCGCTCGTGGTGCCGCTGCGGACCGGCATCCATGTCCCGGTCGTCATGCAGTTCGCGGTGTCGGTGGTGACGGCGGCCCGGCAGCACGACCACGACGTGCTGCTGCTGACCCAGGAGGAGGGCGAGGAGGGGCTGCGCAGGGTCGCGGACACGGCCCTCGTCGACGCGCTGATCCTGATGGACGTCCAACTGCACGATCCCCGGCTGCCGTTGCTGCGCTCGTTGGACCGGCCGTCCGTGATGATCGGGTTCCCGCTCGAGGCCGACGGACTGACCTGCATCGACCTCGACTTCCGGACGGCGGGTGAGCGGTGCGTGGAGCATCTGGCGCAGCTCGGGCACCGGGTGGTCGGGCTGGTCGGGTCGCCGCCGGAGGTGTACGTGCGCGGGACGGCCTTCGCGCAGCGCGTGGTCCAGGGGTTCACCGCGGCCGCCGACCGGGCGGGGCTCGCCTCCGCCGTCCACCCCTGCGAGGCGACCCCGGCCGCGGCCCGCCGGGTGGCGGAGCAGCTTCTGCGCGAGCAGCCCGCGTTGACGGGGGTGGTGGTCCACAACGAGGCGGTCCTGGAGCCCCTCATCGACGCGTTCGAGCAGCTGGGGCTGCGGGTCCCCGGCGACCTGTCGGTCACGGCGATCTGCCCGGACGAGCTCGCCGCGGGGCTCCGGGTGCCCGTCACCTCCATCGCGCTGCCGTCGGCGGAGGTGGGCGAGCGTGCGGTGGAGCTGCTGATGCGCAAGCTCGACGGCGAGACCGTACCCGAGGCGACCCTGCTGCCGCCGACGCTGACCCGGCGGGCGAGCACGGCGCCGCGAACGGTCAGTCCACGCTGACCGGGTTGCCGAGGCGGGTCCCCAGGAGCGCGCAGGACACGCCCTGGACGCCTTCGTACCCCACGGTCCGACCGGGGGCGAGTTCCAGGGCGAGGCGTTCGGCCAGCGTCTCGCCCTCCTCGTGCAGTCGCAGGAACGCGGCGTCCCAGCGGATGTCGTCACGGTCGGCCAGCCAGGTGTTCATGGCCGCGTCGATGCCACTCGCCCAGGCGGACAGATCGGCGACCAGGGCGTCGGACAGGCCGAGGGCGGCCCCGGGGTCGTCCGGGGCGAAGTCGTCGTAGGAGCCCCTGCGGAGGGGGCGCGCGTGGTACTCGCCCAGGAGCGTGATGTGCAGCGGGTCGTCCACCGGGCCCTCCCTCTCGTGTTACGGCAAGAACCCCGCCGCTCGGAAGCGACGGGGTTCTTGTTCACATGGGATGAGTGGAGATGGCGGGAATCGAACCCGCGTCCAACGGTGCAGAATCAGGGCTTCTCCGTGTGCAGTTCGCTGTGATTTTCTCGGCCCCGGTGATCACGCGAACAAGTCGCCGACGGGCCCAGTCACTGTTTGATTTCCCATCGAACCCCGTGACCGGGCTCGATGGTTTAGTCCCCTAGATTATGCCAGGATCCGGATCGGGAACACTTCCGGGCTGACACCCATTATGGGTCCTACACTCACTGCTTATTAGGCAGCGAGGGCGTAGGACTGGGAATCGCTCTTGGTATTGGCGATTATTTTTTGCGACATATGGTTTACGAGATCATTGCCGCTTCCTCGACACGCTTCCCCTGCTTCAACAGTCGCTGTCGAAACCGATCATCCCCATGTTGATTTTTCAATCCCTCCGAAGAGGGTTCGTGCCTGCTGTGAGGCACAGGTGCCATCGTACGTGACCAACGCACGACGATGCCACTGTATTCCCGGCGACCCGTGTGCGGCGGCTACGCGTGTGGTGGCTACGCGTGCCGCTGCTTGCGCTTCTCCGCCGCGATCACCCGGTCCGTCTCCCGGCGGTCCTGCTGCTCGCGCAGGGTCTGCCGCTTGTCGTACTCCTTCTTGCCGCGCGCCAGCGCGATCTCGGCCTTCGCCCGGCCGTCCTTGAAGTAGACGGCGAGGGCCACGATCGTGTGCCCCGTCTCCTCGGACTTCACCGCCAGCTTGTCGATCTCCTCGCGGTGCAGCAGCAGCTTGCGCTTGCGGCGCGCGGAGTGGTTGGTCCAGCTGCCCTGGAAGTACTCGGGGATGTGCGCGGCGTGCAGCCACGCCTCGTTCCCCTCGATCTGGACGAAGGCGTCGGTCAGCGAGGCGCGCCCCTCGCGCAGCGACTTCACCTCGGTGCCGGTGAGGACGAGACCGGCCTCGTAGACGTCGATGATCGCGTAGTCGTGCCGGGCCTTCTTGTTCTGCGCGACGATCTTGCGCTTGCCGTCCTTGACCTTGCCGGACGCGGCCGCCCCGCCCTGCTTCGGCTGGGACTCCTTCGGTACGTACATTCCCTTGCTCATAGTGCAGCCAGTTTCGCACCCGGAGGCCCACTGAGGGAAAGCCGATTACGCGGCGGTCGCTCAGGACACGTCCCCGAGGCCGCTCAGCACGGTCTCGGCCCGCTCCAGCGCCCCGTCGTCCGCCTCCAGGTCGGGAGTGATGCCCCGGCCGTCGACACCGTGACCGGAGGGGGTGCGGTAGTGCCCGACGGTCAGCTCGGCGACGGAGCCGTCGGGCAGCCGGCTCGGCATCTGGACCGAGCCCTTGCCGAAGGTGCGGGAGCCCACGACGACCGCGCGGCCACGGTCCTGGAGGGCGCCGGTGAGCAGCTCGGCGGCGCTCATCGTGCCGCCGTCGACAAGTGCGACCAGGGGGCTGGTGGTGTCGCCGCCGCCCTCGGCGTGCAGGGCGCGCTGGTCGCCGTCGACGTCGTAGGTGGCGACGAGGCCGCCGTCGAGGAAGGCGGAGGCGGTGGAGACGGCCTCGGTGACCAGGCCGCCGGAGTTGCCGCGCAGATCGAGCACGATCCCGGCACCGGCCGGGGTCCGGCGGACGGCGCTGCGCACGCTGTCACCGACCCCCTTGGTGAACGCGGCGACGGTGATGACGGTGGTGTCGTCGGAAAGCCGGTGGACGGTGACGGAGTCCGTGGACAGGAGCGCCCGGCGCAGGGTCTCGGTCCACGCGCGCGTGCCGCGCTCCAGGCCGAGACGGACGGTGCTGCCGGCGCTCGCGCCCGTGGCGTCACCGCGCAGTAAGGAGACGACGTCGGTGACCGGGAGGCCTTCGACGGACCGTCCGTCGACGCTGCGCAGCCGGTCGCCCGCGCGGATCCCGGCGGCGGCCGCGGGCGATCCCGACTGCACCTTGGTCACCTCGATCCGGCCGTCCCGGTCACCTCGCGCCTCCAGGCCGACGCCGGTGTACCGGCCGTCGAGGGACGCCTCGAACTCCGCGTACTCGCCCTCGGAGTAGACGGCAGCCCAGCGGTCCCCGCTGCGGCTGACGGCGCGCTCGGCGGCCTCCATCGGGGACTTGCCGTCCGCGGCGGCCTCCTCGGCGGCCCGCGTCACGTCCTCGGAGTGGCCGACGGGGGCCGGGGAGGGGGCGGCGCCCGAGGCGCTGCGCCCGCCCTCTCCGGGGTCACCCGGCAGGGATCCGGTGGCGGCGCCGGCGACCAGCACGCTCGCGAACACCAATGTCAGGACGGCCCCGCGGCCGAAACGGCGGGGCTGACAGAACAGGTCACGGCCTGACATGGCGGTGAGTCTAGGGGAACGCGAAGGGCCGTACGGTCGGTTGACCGTACGACCCTCGGGGCGTGCGTCACACCTTCAGGTACTTGCGCAGCGCGAAGAACGCGGCCAGCGCGGGCATCAGCAGGCTCGTGGCGAGGATGAGCGGAAGCTTCGTCAGCACGGCGTCCCAGCCGATGAAGTTGATCAGATTCAGCTTCTCGGACAGGGCCAGGCCGTTGTCGATGATGAAGTACCGGGCGATCACCAGGAATCCGCAGGCGACCGTGCCGCCGATCAGCCCGGCGACCGCGGCCTCGGCGATGAACGGCGCCTGGATGTAGAAGCCGGAGGCACCGACGAGCCGCATGATCCCCGTCTCACGCCGTCGGCTGAAGGCCGAGACGCGCACGGTGTTGACGATCAGCATCAGCGCCACGACGAGCATCAGCGCCATGACCGCCCGCGCCGCCCAGTTCATGCCGTTGAGCAGCCCGAAGAGGTTGTCCAGGATGCCCTTCTGGTCCTGCACGGACTGCACGCCGTCCCGCCCGTCGAAGGCGGTCGCGATGACCTGGTACTTCTCCGGGTCCTTCAGCTTGATGCGGTACGACTCCTGCATCTGGTCCGGCGTGAGGGAGCTGGCCAGCGGGGAGTCGCCGAACTGCTCCTTGTAGTGCTTGTACGCGTCGTCCTGCGACTCGTACGTCACCTTCTCGACGACCCCCATCTTGTCGAGGTCGGACTTGATCTGCTTCTTCTGGTCCGCGGTGACCGCGCCCTTGGCGCAGTTCGGGTCGGACTCGGCGTCGCTCTTGTTGCAGAGGAACACCGAGACGTTGACCTTGTCGTACCAGTAGCCCTTCATCGTGCTGACCTGGTCACTCATCAGCAGCGACCCGCCGAAGAGCGCCAGGGACAGGGCGACGGAGACGACGACGGCGAAGGTCATCGTCAGGTTGCGGCGGAGACCGACACCGATCTCCGACAGTACGAACTGGGCGCGCATGGCGAGTTGTTCAGGCCTTTCCGGGGACGTCCGCGAGAGCGGGGGCGATGGCGGGAGCGGTCAGTGCTGGTAGCCGTAGACGCCGCGCGCCTGGTCGCGGACGAGACGGCCCTGCTCCAGCTCGATGACGCGCTTGCGCATCTGGTCCACGATGTTCTGGTCGTGCGTGGCCATCAGCACGGTCGTGCCCGTCCGGTTGATC
The sequence above is a segment of the Streptomyces asoensis genome. Coding sequences within it:
- a CDS encoding S41 family peptidase translates to MSGRDLFCQPRRFGRGAVLTLVFASVLVAGAATGSLPGDPGEGGRSASGAAPSPAPVGHSEDVTRAAEEAAADGKSPMEAAERAVSRSGDRWAAVYSEGEYAEFEASLDGRYTGVGLEARGDRDGRIEVTKVQSGSPAAAAGIRAGDRLRSVDGRSVEGLPVTDVVSLLRGDATGASAGSTVRLGLERGTRAWTETLRRALLSTDSVTVHRLSDDTTVITVAAFTKGVGDSVRSAVRRTPAGAGIVLDLRGNSGGLVTEAVSTASAFLDGGLVATYDVDGDQRALHAEGGGDTTSPLVALVDGGTMSAAELLTGALQDRGRAVVVGSRTFGKGSVQMPSRLPDGSVAELTVGHYRTPSGHGVDGRGITPDLEADDGALERAETVLSGLGDVS
- the ftsX gene encoding permease-like cell division protein FtsX yields the protein MRAQFVLSEIGVGLRRNLTMTFAVVVSVALSLALFGGSLLMSDQVSTMKGYWYDKVNVSVFLCNKSDAESDPNCAKGAVTADQKKQIKSDLDKMGVVEKVTYESQDDAYKHYKEQFGDSPLASSLTPDQMQESYRIKLKDPEKYQVIATAFDGRDGVQSVQDQKGILDNLFGLLNGMNWAARAVMALMLVVALMLIVNTVRVSAFSRRRETGIMRLVGASGFYIQAPFIAEAAVAGLIGGTVACGFLVIARYFIIDNGLALSEKLNLINFIGWDAVLTKLPLILATSLLMPALAAFFALRKYLKV
- the yicI gene encoding alpha-xylosidase, with amino-acid sequence MKFTDGYWLLREGVTAAHPAEVLDVVESDGVLEIHAPTRPIRSRGDLMTGPVMTITAHTPMPDVVGLTLTHFTGERPREPAFDLTEAEPAPLLSYDDAYATLTSGALSVKVARSGPWHVEFLAHGRTLTSSGPKGMGIMRDAATGGHYLREQLNLGVGTSVYGLGERFGPLVRNGQVVDIWNADGGTATEQAYKNVPFYLTDAGYGVFVDHPGKVSFEVGSEAVSRVQFSAETQELTYYVIHGPTPKDILRKYTALTGRPALPPTWSFGLWLSTSFTTSYDEETVTSFIEGMRERELPLSVFHFDCFWMREFNWCDFSWDPRVFPDPEGMLARLKAKGLHISVWINPYIAQRSPLFTEGRALGHLLRRPDGSVWQWDLWQPGMALVDFTSPAARDWYAAKLEALLAQGVDCFKTDFGERVPVDVTWSDGSDPERMHNYYTYLYNRTVFDVLRKHRGEGEAVVFARSATTGSQQFPVHWGGDCEATYESMAESLRGGLSLGLSGFGFWSHDIGGFEGTPTPALFKRWLAFGLLSSHSRLHGSSSYRVPWLFDEESVDVLRHFTRLKLRLMPYLYEAARVAHEEGTPMMRAMVLEFPADPGCAHLERQYMLGPDLLVAPVFSDAGDVTYYVPEGTWTHYLTGRTVTGPRWVRERHGFLGLPLLVRPGAVLPVGAHADRPDYPHADGVTLRTYGLERGAQVTVRVGDVTFTVVREGDTLRASASDPAAPWALAAGDRVARAAAGSGFLTLETPDDREQA
- a CDS encoding LacI family DNA-binding transcriptional regulator; amino-acid sequence: MVKITDVARHAGVSPSTVSYALSGKRPISEETRRRVEEAARALGYRPHAGARALASSRSNVLALVVPLRTGIHVPVVMQFAVSVVTAARQHDHDVLLLTQEEGEEGLRRVADTALVDALILMDVQLHDPRLPLLRSLDRPSVMIGFPLEADGLTCIDLDFRTAGERCVEHLAQLGHRVVGLVGSPPEVYVRGTAFAQRVVQGFTAAADRAGLASAVHPCEATPAAARRVAEQLLREQPALTGVVVHNEAVLEPLIDAFEQLGLRVPGDLSVTAICPDELAAGLRVPVTSIALPSAEVGERAVELLMRKLDGETVPEATLLPPTLTRRASTAPRTVSPR
- the smpB gene encoding SsrA-binding protein SmpB translates to MYVPKESQPKQGGAAASGKVKDGKRKIVAQNKKARHDYAIIDVYEAGLVLTGTEVKSLREGRASLTDAFVQIEGNEAWLHAAHIPEYFQGSWTNHSARRKRKLLLHREEIDKLAVKSEETGHTIVALAVYFKDGRAKAEIALARGKKEYDKRQTLREQQDRRETDRVIAAEKRKQRHA